A stretch of the Vitis riparia cultivar Riparia Gloire de Montpellier isolate 1030 chromosome 13, EGFV_Vit.rip_1.0, whole genome shotgun sequence genome encodes the following:
- the LOC117928463 gene encoding wall-associated receptor kinase-like 20, giving the protein MAKLLLFTAALLLCAVCAMSANRCPDCGTTPVPYPLSTGADCGDQEYKIRCDEGKLIFDSVNSSYSIAFISPETQRLVIRPASFAGDTCITTDFPKQGIQLNNSLPFNVTSSNTIMFLNCTESLFRSPLNCSSISLCHTYINGTQDAAACVDAPICCTFKAGGSTTAYSIRVRESGCSAYRSFVNLDPNAPLDRWPEPGVELQWVSPREPVCRSQADCTEGMNSTCGPDPATAGVSRCFCKSGLSWDSIAGLCA; this is encoded by the coding sequence ATGGCTAAGCTGCTCCTCTTCACGGCGGCTCTGCTACTCTGCGCAGTGTGCGCAATGTCCGCCAATCGCTGTCCGGACTGCGGCACCACTCCGGTGCCCTACCCGCTCAGCACCGGAGCCGACTGCGGCGACCAAGAGTACAAGATTCGGTGCGATGAGGGCAAACTCATATTCGATTCAGTCAACTCCTCCTACTCCATCGCATTCATCAGTCCTGAAACACAACGGTTAGTGATCCGGCCGGCGAGCTTCGCCGGTGACACCTGCATTACCACTGATTTCCCCAAACAGGGAATCCAGCTTAACAATAGCCTTCCCTTCAACGTCACCAGCAGCAACACCATCATGTTCCTCAACTGTACCGAATCACTTTTCCGGTCGCCGTTGAACTGCTCCTCAATCAGCCTCTGCCACACTTACATCAACGGCACACAGGACGCAGCAGCGTGCGTGGACGCGCCTATTTGCTGTACGTTTAAGGCGGGTGGCTCTACGACGGCGTATTCGATTCGGGTTCGCGAATCGGGTTGCAGTGCTTACCGGAGTTTCGTGAACCTGGACCCGAATGCTCCGTTGGACCGTTGGCCAGAACCGGGCGTGGAGCTCCAGTGGGTGTCACCGAGGGAACCGGTTTGTAGGTCCCAAGCTGACTGCACCGAGGGGATGAACTCCACGTGTGGGCCGGACCCAGCTACGGCTGGGGTGAGCCGGTGCTTTTGCAAATCAGGACTTTCGTGGGATTCCATCGCTGGATTATGCGCATAG
- the LOC117928711 gene encoding ultraviolet-B receptor UVR8 isoform X1 → MNGEGKGPDEAVVMEGVREKLVFMMGYLPGALPQRSPLLSPTAVRSPASIHAWRDVCGGGCGFAMAISESGKLITWGSTDDLGQSYVTSGKHGETPEPFPLPTEASIVKAAAGWAHCASVTENGEVYTWGWKECVPSGKVFGDPSVGGSLEKDVFERQSSFLTEQVSPRTQGSRSTAGGVSGTDSKGGGEESTKRRRMLSSKQAAESSSGDETLSALPCLVTLNPGVRIANVAAGGRHTLALSVSDVGQVWGWGYGGEGQLGLGSRIRMVSSPHPVPCVESSSYGKERSSALARGNVSTEGQSLRVPGSYVKWIACGGRHSAVITDAGALLTFGWGLYGQCGQGSTDDELSPTCVSSLLGIQIERVAAGLWHTVCISADGDVYTFGGNQFGQLGTGVDQPETLPRLLDAPSLENAHAKIVSCGARHSAIITADGKMFSWGWNKYGQLGLGDVVDRNIPSQVTLDGCTPKNVACGWWHTLLLAESPT, encoded by the exons ATGAATGGCGAGGGAAAAGGGCCCGATGAAGCTGTGGTAATGGAAGGGGTTAGGGAGAAATTGGTGTTCATGATGGGCTACCTTCCCGGAGCTCTGCCCCAGCGGTCGCCGCTGCTGTCTCCAACAGCCGTCCGATCACCGGCGTCGATTCACGCTTGGAGGGACGTGTGTGGTGGTGGTTGCGGTTTCGCCATGGCCATATCTG AGTCTGGAAAGCTCATCACCTGGGGTTCAACGGATGATCTAGGTCAAAGCTATGTGACATCTGGAAAGCATGGG GAAACGCCTGAGCCTTTTCCTCTTCCCACTGAAGCTTCTATAGTGAAAGCTGCAGCAGGTTGGGCCCATTGTGCTTCTGTCACAG AGAATGGAGAAGTTTACACATGGGGATGGAAAGAGTGTGTTCCCTCTGGAAAGGTCTTTGGAGATCCATCAGTAGGAGGAAGCCTAGAAAAGGATGTATTTGAAAGGCAGAGTTCATTTTTGACAGAACAAg TGAGCCCTCGtactcagggctctagatccaCTGCTGGAGGTGTGTCAGGGACTGACAGTAAAGGAGGTGGTGAGGAAAGCACAAAGCGACGAAGAATGTTGTCATCTAAGCAAGCAGCTGAAAGCTCATCTGGGGATGAAACTCTCTCAGCATTGCCATGTCTGGTCACGCTGAATCCTGGTGTGAGGATTGCTAATGTTGCTGCTGGCGGGCGTCATACTTTAGCATTGTCAG TTTCAGATGTTGGACAGGTGTGGGGTTGGGGCTATGGAGGTGAGGGGCAACTAGGTTTGGGTTCCCGGATACGTATGGTATCCTCTCCTCATCCTGTGCCTTGTGTTGAGTCCTCATCCTACGGAAAAGAGAGATCTTCAGCACTTGCTCGAGGAAATGTCAGTACAGAGGGACAGAGTCTGAGAGTCCCTGGAAGTTATGTGAAGTGGATTGCCTGTGGTGGCCGACACAGTGCAGTAATCACAG ATGCTGGAGCACTACTTACGTTTGGTTGGGGACTGTATGGACAG TGTGGGCAAGGAAGTACTGATGATGAGCTAAGTCCAACTTGTGTATCTTCCTTACTGGGAATTCAGATAGAGAGAGTTGCTGCAGGCCTGTGGCACACTGTCTGCATTTCTGCTGATGGTGATGTCTACACATTTGGTGGGAATCAGTTTGGACAGTTAGGAACTGGTGTTGATCAACCTGAG ACTCTCCCAAGGCTCTTGGATGCTCCGAGTTTGGAAAATGCACATGCAAAAATAGTATCTTGTGGTGCTCGGCACAGTGCTATAATAACAG CCGATGGAAAAATGTTCTCCTGGGGATGGAACAAGTATGGTCAG CTTGGCTTAGGGGACGTTGTTGACCGCAACATTCCTTCTCAAGTCACTCTTGATGGTTGTACACCAAAAAATGTTGCATGTGGGTGGTGGCATACTCTTCTGCTAGCTGAATCACCCACCTGA
- the LOC117928711 gene encoding ultraviolet-B receptor UVR8 isoform X2 yields MNGEGKGPDEAVVMEGVREKLVFMMGYLPGALPQRSPLLSPTAVRSPASIHAWRDVCGGGCGFAMAISESGKLITWGSTDDLGQSYVTSGKHGETPEPFPLPTEASIVKAAAGWAHCASVTENGEVYTWGWKECVPSGKVFGDPSVGGSLEKDVFERQSSFLTEQVSPRTQGSRSTAGGVSGTDSKGGGEESTKRRRMLSSKQAAESSSGDETLSALPCLVTLNPGVRIANVAAGGRHTLALSDVGQVWGWGYGGEGQLGLGSRIRMVSSPHPVPCVESSSYGKERSSALARGNVSTEGQSLRVPGSYVKWIACGGRHSAVITDAGALLTFGWGLYGQCGQGSTDDELSPTCVSSLLGIQIERVAAGLWHTVCISADGDVYTFGGNQFGQLGTGVDQPETLPRLLDAPSLENAHAKIVSCGARHSAIITADGKMFSWGWNKYGQLGLGDVVDRNIPSQVTLDGCTPKNVACGWWHTLLLAESPT; encoded by the exons ATGAATGGCGAGGGAAAAGGGCCCGATGAAGCTGTGGTAATGGAAGGGGTTAGGGAGAAATTGGTGTTCATGATGGGCTACCTTCCCGGAGCTCTGCCCCAGCGGTCGCCGCTGCTGTCTCCAACAGCCGTCCGATCACCGGCGTCGATTCACGCTTGGAGGGACGTGTGTGGTGGTGGTTGCGGTTTCGCCATGGCCATATCTG AGTCTGGAAAGCTCATCACCTGGGGTTCAACGGATGATCTAGGTCAAAGCTATGTGACATCTGGAAAGCATGGG GAAACGCCTGAGCCTTTTCCTCTTCCCACTGAAGCTTCTATAGTGAAAGCTGCAGCAGGTTGGGCCCATTGTGCTTCTGTCACAG AGAATGGAGAAGTTTACACATGGGGATGGAAAGAGTGTGTTCCCTCTGGAAAGGTCTTTGGAGATCCATCAGTAGGAGGAAGCCTAGAAAAGGATGTATTTGAAAGGCAGAGTTCATTTTTGACAGAACAAg TGAGCCCTCGtactcagggctctagatccaCTGCTGGAGGTGTGTCAGGGACTGACAGTAAAGGAGGTGGTGAGGAAAGCACAAAGCGACGAAGAATGTTGTCATCTAAGCAAGCAGCTGAAAGCTCATCTGGGGATGAAACTCTCTCAGCATTGCCATGTCTGGTCACGCTGAATCCTGGTGTGAGGATTGCTAATGTTGCTGCTGGCGGGCGTCATACTTTAGCATTGTCAG ATGTTGGACAGGTGTGGGGTTGGGGCTATGGAGGTGAGGGGCAACTAGGTTTGGGTTCCCGGATACGTATGGTATCCTCTCCTCATCCTGTGCCTTGTGTTGAGTCCTCATCCTACGGAAAAGAGAGATCTTCAGCACTTGCTCGAGGAAATGTCAGTACAGAGGGACAGAGTCTGAGAGTCCCTGGAAGTTATGTGAAGTGGATTGCCTGTGGTGGCCGACACAGTGCAGTAATCACAG ATGCTGGAGCACTACTTACGTTTGGTTGGGGACTGTATGGACAG TGTGGGCAAGGAAGTACTGATGATGAGCTAAGTCCAACTTGTGTATCTTCCTTACTGGGAATTCAGATAGAGAGAGTTGCTGCAGGCCTGTGGCACACTGTCTGCATTTCTGCTGATGGTGATGTCTACACATTTGGTGGGAATCAGTTTGGACAGTTAGGAACTGGTGTTGATCAACCTGAG ACTCTCCCAAGGCTCTTGGATGCTCCGAGTTTGGAAAATGCACATGCAAAAATAGTATCTTGTGGTGCTCGGCACAGTGCTATAATAACAG CCGATGGAAAAATGTTCTCCTGGGGATGGAACAAGTATGGTCAG CTTGGCTTAGGGGACGTTGTTGACCGCAACATTCCTTCTCAAGTCACTCTTGATGGTTGTACACCAAAAAATGTTGCATGTGGGTGGTGGCATACTCTTCTGCTAGCTGAATCACCCACCTGA
- the LOC117928711 gene encoding ultraviolet-B receptor UVR8 isoform X3 has translation MNGEGKGPDEAVVMEGVREKLVFMMGYLPGALPQRSPLLSPTAVRSPASIHAWRDVCGGGCGFAMAISESGKLITWGSTDDLGQSYVTSGKHGETPEPFPLPTEASIVKAAAGWAHCASVTENGEVYTWGWKECVPSGKVFGDPSVGGSLEKDVFERQSSFLTEQVSPRTQGSRSTAGGVSGTDSKGGGEESTKRRRMLSSKQAAESSSGDETLSALPCLVTLNPGVRIANVAAGGRHTLALSVSDVGQVWGWGYGGEGQLGLGSRIRMVSSPHPVPCVESSSYGKERSSALARGNVSTEGQSLRVPGSYVKWIACGGRHSAVITDAGALLTFGWGLYGQTLPRLLDAPSLENAHAKIVSCGARHSAIITADGKMFSWGWNKYGQLGLGDVVDRNIPSQVTLDGCTPKNVACGWWHTLLLAESPT, from the exons ATGAATGGCGAGGGAAAAGGGCCCGATGAAGCTGTGGTAATGGAAGGGGTTAGGGAGAAATTGGTGTTCATGATGGGCTACCTTCCCGGAGCTCTGCCCCAGCGGTCGCCGCTGCTGTCTCCAACAGCCGTCCGATCACCGGCGTCGATTCACGCTTGGAGGGACGTGTGTGGTGGTGGTTGCGGTTTCGCCATGGCCATATCTG AGTCTGGAAAGCTCATCACCTGGGGTTCAACGGATGATCTAGGTCAAAGCTATGTGACATCTGGAAAGCATGGG GAAACGCCTGAGCCTTTTCCTCTTCCCACTGAAGCTTCTATAGTGAAAGCTGCAGCAGGTTGGGCCCATTGTGCTTCTGTCACAG AGAATGGAGAAGTTTACACATGGGGATGGAAAGAGTGTGTTCCCTCTGGAAAGGTCTTTGGAGATCCATCAGTAGGAGGAAGCCTAGAAAAGGATGTATTTGAAAGGCAGAGTTCATTTTTGACAGAACAAg TGAGCCCTCGtactcagggctctagatccaCTGCTGGAGGTGTGTCAGGGACTGACAGTAAAGGAGGTGGTGAGGAAAGCACAAAGCGACGAAGAATGTTGTCATCTAAGCAAGCAGCTGAAAGCTCATCTGGGGATGAAACTCTCTCAGCATTGCCATGTCTGGTCACGCTGAATCCTGGTGTGAGGATTGCTAATGTTGCTGCTGGCGGGCGTCATACTTTAGCATTGTCAG TTTCAGATGTTGGACAGGTGTGGGGTTGGGGCTATGGAGGTGAGGGGCAACTAGGTTTGGGTTCCCGGATACGTATGGTATCCTCTCCTCATCCTGTGCCTTGTGTTGAGTCCTCATCCTACGGAAAAGAGAGATCTTCAGCACTTGCTCGAGGAAATGTCAGTACAGAGGGACAGAGTCTGAGAGTCCCTGGAAGTTATGTGAAGTGGATTGCCTGTGGTGGCCGACACAGTGCAGTAATCACAG ATGCTGGAGCACTACTTACGTTTGGTTGGGGACTGTATGGACAG ACTCTCCCAAGGCTCTTGGATGCTCCGAGTTTGGAAAATGCACATGCAAAAATAGTATCTTGTGGTGCTCGGCACAGTGCTATAATAACAG CCGATGGAAAAATGTTCTCCTGGGGATGGAACAAGTATGGTCAG CTTGGCTTAGGGGACGTTGTTGACCGCAACATTCCTTCTCAAGTCACTCTTGATGGTTGTACACCAAAAAATGTTGCATGTGGGTGGTGGCATACTCTTCTGCTAGCTGAATCACCCACCTGA